In Phragmitibacter flavus, the following are encoded in one genomic region:
- a CDS encoding S8 family serine peptidase, with product MRFTKNTALGISAILLLLLITTAGFLLWQHQDQSAPSPDLATSAPQAPAPWQLSQSTARPPSSEPAASPSFPAPPSGVNPPPNSQNLPPEIRSGKIIATTLSSPAPTGQRRRTSVYQTDFKYPLLRTEEQFTTAPDGSETLLKRRTMVADHLKVRLRNGFNETQLQTWLAGHNLSIRRRIPNTPFYLVALPNSDFATYDRALQILGDRTGPTAYGEPDYIVGINQSPTAPSDSRFAEQWPLRNTGQTGGVSGADINVLPAWTTSTGSESVIVAVLDTGIDTTHPDLVANLWINPDEIAGDGIDNDNNGYVDDLHGFNFVTSNGAPTDGHGHGTHTAGTVGATGNNDIGISGVAQNVKIMALKFLSDSGSGTDSDAIEGLAYATANGAMLTSNSWGGGDYSQALEEIIQEAAAADVGCVIAAGNDGTNNDIIPVYPANYDSPNNIIVVAATDSSDMLAWFSCYGKNTVHLAAPGVEVLSTLPGGGYGLNSGTSMATPHVSGAAALMRAANPDMSFAAIKTALIAQARPVASLDPKIISGGVLNVGESIPLAVAPYPVMTASDIDDSGTVEGTLGNNDGILSPGETAAVTLTIRNLGGPPAEAITGSIALNTASPLITLTNDTATFGTINNGATAQNTATPYLISIDSTHPTPADIPLTLTLTDDENRTWTHDLVLHLYTTSTVSGRVTQLDGTTPIANATITLAGIVPVTTTTNAEGDYTATAVDGTYTVTATATNYIPSEPQSVTVPPTVTNINFSLGFSSLSVTPLQLAATLQEDTTTTQPLSLTNHGDQSLTWQLLELAQATTPPAEPPPTVTSATSLLASHFSSPTSNTNQPRTIEEGPASPMRVPSTPRTLNNDTATISTLPFFDGFEDGTYDLWFDGFSDEATREVVTDHVAVGNHSFHFRLDGADDHLSGIHQEFDFGTRPGYASFRLRTSARDQASGYFVLGDVAGGYLVDFIWFFANTNGRFYINDDVGGNQLIAYEPERWYHIEFRNIDWTTRTFDYAVDGIVIQTGIPFRNGTAANECAYAFVYNYHSGVDTWWDNITISSDALDWLTISPNSGTLAPGSSTDLTATFDATNITAGIHQGTLRLLTNDPLRPETLLPVEMTVTPAPNTAPIADNATINGTEDINRTIALGGSDAEGQTLTARITQLPERGQLYQTSNGITPGTLISQVPVVVSNSQKQVIYVPPPNANGDNYATFQFTMHDGKLVSLPATITINLSPRNDPPTVKPDTYSTLPGQPIQVLSLLDNDYSVDLKTINISAFTQPSGGRGTLTNNGNNTLAFTPAASFLSGSTTFSYTVSDGNLSSTSNVTIRIGPLSSPDWPQFGGGPHRTHYHPSLVKATEPLHQLWQATLNQTPNVPVIGGGLAYFTAHSDGQPEQITAIDLATGNVTWNQTQPTASAVNPPIFNGTQLYFNRTTPGANSYLTTLTATNGTLFSAPSYPGISSEIGKHLLFANNRVYLPGGGPAGKLYSVEPGTSYAPFIIDLPSTQTATPTFADNLILLATFGTVRALDPSTGITRWTFKPDPALTQASATGTIAWQAGRAFIVLEGKLHAINTLQFPELAWSTATNGYLFAPMIAGNRVYAAHNTNEIRAYDTKTGAFAATYPLGEAPTHQPIIAQDTLVVPTTTGTQLIRLSDAEPIQTLPATGHLAAGNNTLLITNPATRVVTAFGTGPLLTFNPPSGTFLNPVSVSIGSSIPTALIHFTTDGSLPTANSPLLNTATPLHFLRSTQLRALAIHGTQQSAVKTGHYTITDSNGNGIPDWWENQYAGLRPGNPTQLNPTNLDFDNDGFSDLQEFILGTNPNVSDHIQLTLTRDTVGHTSLTWPTQLGRQYTILSSDTLQSNDWQPEPTATNLSGTGSPIIWQDPSTSPSLKFYRVSVSVPQEPTLGN from the coding sequence ATGCGCTTCACAAAAAATACTGCCCTCGGGATCTCTGCGATCCTGCTGCTGTTGCTGATCACAACAGCCGGCTTTCTTTTGTGGCAACATCAGGATCAATCGGCTCCCTCACCGGACCTTGCAACCTCCGCACCGCAAGCACCCGCCCCATGGCAGCTGAGCCAGTCCACCGCCCGCCCGCCATCCTCTGAACCGGCAGCCTCCCCCTCCTTTCCTGCACCTCCATCCGGTGTCAATCCGCCCCCCAATTCCCAGAACCTTCCCCCAGAAATTCGCTCCGGTAAAATCATCGCGACCACCCTTTCCTCCCCCGCCCCGACCGGCCAACGTCGCCGCACCTCCGTCTACCAGACCGATTTCAAATACCCGCTGCTGCGCACTGAAGAACAATTCACCACCGCACCTGACGGCAGCGAAACCCTCCTCAAACGCCGCACCATGGTGGCCGACCACCTCAAGGTCCGCCTGCGCAACGGCTTCAACGAAACCCAACTGCAAACCTGGCTGGCCGGACACAATTTATCTATTCGCCGCCGCATTCCCAACACCCCTTTCTATCTGGTCGCCCTCCCCAACAGCGACTTCGCCACCTACGACCGCGCCCTGCAAATTCTCGGCGACCGCACTGGCCCTACCGCTTACGGCGAACCCGACTACATCGTCGGCATCAACCAATCTCCCACTGCCCCCAGCGACTCCCGCTTCGCCGAACAATGGCCGCTGCGCAATACTGGTCAAACGGGTGGCGTCTCTGGCGCCGACATCAACGTCCTCCCTGCCTGGACCACCAGCACCGGCAGCGAATCCGTCATTGTTGCCGTGCTCGACACCGGCATCGACACCACCCATCCCGACCTCGTCGCCAACCTGTGGATCAACCCCGACGAGATCGCCGGTGATGGCATCGACAACGACAACAATGGCTACGTCGACGACCTCCATGGTTTCAACTTCGTCACCAGCAACGGCGCTCCCACCGACGGACACGGCCACGGCACCCACACCGCCGGCACCGTTGGTGCCACCGGCAACAACGACATCGGCATCAGCGGCGTTGCCCAAAACGTCAAAATCATGGCGCTCAAATTCCTCTCTGACAGCGGCAGCGGCACCGATTCCGACGCCATTGAAGGCCTTGCTTATGCCACCGCCAATGGAGCCATGCTGACCTCCAACTCCTGGGGCGGAGGCGACTATTCCCAGGCCCTCGAAGAAATCATCCAGGAAGCTGCCGCCGCCGATGTCGGTTGTGTCATCGCCGCTGGCAACGACGGCACCAACAACGACATCATTCCCGTTTATCCCGCCAACTACGACTCGCCCAACAACATCATCGTTGTTGCCGCCACCGACAGCAGCGACATGCTCGCCTGGTTCTCCTGCTACGGCAAAAACACCGTCCACCTCGCCGCCCCGGGTGTTGAAGTTCTCTCCACCCTGCCCGGCGGTGGATACGGCCTCAACAGCGGCACCTCCATGGCCACCCCTCACGTGTCCGGAGCTGCCGCCCTGATGCGCGCCGCCAATCCCGACATGAGCTTCGCCGCCATCAAAACCGCCCTCATTGCCCAGGCCCGTCCGGTCGCGTCCCTCGATCCAAAAATCATCAGTGGCGGTGTCCTCAATGTCGGCGAAAGCATCCCCCTCGCCGTTGCACCGTATCCCGTCATGACCGCCAGCGACATCGACGACTCCGGCACTGTCGAAGGCACCCTAGGCAACAACGACGGCATCCTCAGCCCCGGTGAAACGGCCGCCGTCACGCTGACCATTCGCAATCTTGGCGGTCCTCCTGCGGAAGCCATTACCGGCAGCATTGCCCTGAACACGGCCAGCCCTCTCATTACCCTGACCAACGACACCGCCACTTTCGGCACCATCAACAACGGGGCCACCGCTCAAAACACCGCCACGCCTTATCTCATTAGCATCGACTCCACCCACCCCACTCCCGCCGATATCCCCCTCACGCTGACGCTCACTGACGACGAAAATCGCACCTGGACCCACGACCTCGTCCTGCACCTCTATACCACCTCCACCGTCAGCGGAAGAGTCACCCAGCTTGACGGCACCACCCCCATCGCCAACGCCACCATCACCCTCGCAGGCATCGTGCCCGTCACCACCACCACCAACGCCGAGGGCGACTACACCGCCACCGCCGTCGACGGCACCTATACCGTCACCGCGACTGCCACCAACTACATCCCTTCCGAGCCGCAATCCGTCACCGTCCCGCCCACGGTCACCAACATCAACTTCTCCCTCGGCTTCTCCAGCCTCAGCGTCACCCCCCTGCAACTCGCCGCCACTCTTCAGGAAGACACCACCACCACGCAACCCCTGTCCCTCACCAACCACGGCGACCAGTCCCTGACCTGGCAATTGCTCGAACTCGCCCAAGCCACGACTCCACCCGCCGAACCGCCGCCCACGGTCACTTCCGCAACCTCACTTCTCGCCAGCCATTTCTCTTCTCCCACTTCCAACACCAACCAACCGCGCACGATTGAAGAAGGCCCCGCCAGTCCGATGCGCGTTCCGTCAACCCCCCGAACCCTCAACAACGATACCGCCACCATCAGCACCCTACCGTTTTTTGACGGATTCGAAGACGGCACTTATGACCTCTGGTTTGATGGATTCAGTGACGAAGCCACCCGCGAAGTCGTCACCGACCACGTCGCCGTCGGCAACCACAGCTTCCATTTCCGACTCGATGGAGCCGACGATCACCTCAGCGGCATCCATCAGGAATTCGACTTTGGCACCCGCCCCGGTTACGCCTCTTTCCGACTGCGCACCTCCGCCCGCGACCAGGCTTCGGGCTACTTCGTCCTCGGCGACGTCGCCGGCGGTTATCTCGTCGACTTCATCTGGTTCTTCGCCAACACCAACGGCCGCTTCTACATCAACGACGACGTCGGTGGCAATCAGCTCATCGCCTACGAACCCGAGCGCTGGTATCACATCGAATTCCGCAACATCGACTGGACCACCCGCACCTTCGACTACGCTGTCGACGGCATCGTCATCCAGACCGGCATCCCCTTCCGCAACGGCACCGCCGCCAACGAATGCGCCTACGCTTTTGTCTACAACTATCACAGCGGCGTCGACACCTGGTGGGACAACATCACCATCTCCAGCGACGCCCTCGACTGGCTCACGATCTCGCCCAACTCCGGAACCCTTGCCCCTGGGAGCAGCACCGACCTCACCGCCACCTTCGACGCCACCAATATCACCGCCGGCATCCATCAAGGCACGCTTCGTCTACTCACCAACGACCCCCTCAGACCGGAGACCCTGCTCCCGGTGGAGATGACCGTCACCCCCGCCCCTAACACCGCTCCAATTGCCGACAACGCGACCATCAACGGCACCGAGGACATCAACCGCACCATCGCCCTCGGCGGCAGCGACGCCGAAGGCCAGACCCTCACCGCCCGCATCACCCAGCTACCCGAACGCGGTCAGCTTTATCAAACCAGCAACGGCATCACCCCTGGCACGCTCATCAGTCAGGTGCCTGTCGTCGTCAGCAACTCCCAAAAACAAGTCATCTACGTCCCGCCACCCAACGCCAACGGCGACAACTACGCCACCTTCCAGTTCACCATGCACGATGGCAAATTGGTTTCCCTCCCGGCCACCATCACCATCAACCTCAGCCCTCGCAACGATCCACCGACGGTCAAACCCGACACCTACAGCACGCTTCCCGGCCAGCCCATCCAGGTCCTGTCCCTTCTCGACAACGACTACAGCGTCGACCTCAAAACCATCAACATCAGCGCCTTCACCCAGCCCAGCGGAGGACGGGGCACGCTCACCAACAACGGCAACAACACCCTCGCTTTCACTCCCGCCGCCAGTTTCCTGTCCGGCAGCACCACGTTCAGTTACACCGTCAGCGACGGCAACCTCAGCAGCACAAGCAACGTCACCATTCGCATTGGCCCGCTCAGCAGTCCTGACTGGCCGCAGTTCGGCGGCGGTCCCCATCGCACCCACTATCACCCCTCCCTCGTCAAAGCCACCGAGCCGCTCCATCAGCTCTGGCAGGCCACCTTGAATCAAACCCCCAACGTCCCCGTCATCGGTGGTGGCCTCGCCTATTTCACGGCTCATTCCGACGGACAACCCGAGCAAATCACCGCCATCGACCTCGCCACCGGCAACGTCACCTGGAACCAAACGCAACCCACCGCCAGCGCCGTCAACCCTCCCATCTTCAACGGCACCCAGCTTTACTTCAACCGCACCACCCCAGGAGCCAACTCCTACCTCACCACCCTCACCGCGACCAACGGCACCCTCTTTTCCGCACCGAGTTATCCGGGCATCAGCAGCGAAATCGGCAAACACCTCCTTTTTGCCAACAATCGCGTCTATCTCCCCGGCGGAGGTCCCGCGGGCAAACTCTACTCCGTTGAACCCGGCACCTCCTACGCGCCGTTTATCATCGATCTCCCCTCCACCCAAACCGCCACTCCCACCTTCGCCGACAACCTCATCCTTCTTGCCACCTTCGGCACCGTTCGCGCCCTCGACCCGTCGACCGGCATCACCCGCTGGACCTTCAAACCCGACCCTGCCCTCACCCAGGCCAGCGCCACCGGAACCATCGCCTGGCAGGCCGGTCGCGCCTTCATCGTCCTCGAAGGCAAACTGCACGCCATCAACACCCTGCAATTCCCCGAACTCGCCTGGAGCACCGCCACCAACGGTTATCTCTTCGCTCCGATGATCGCCGGCAACCGGGTTTACGCCGCCCACAACACCAACGAAATCCGCGCCTACGACACCAAAACCGGTGCGTTCGCTGCCACTTATCCTCTCGGTGAGGCTCCCACTCATCAACCAATCATCGCTCAGGACACCCTCGTCGTCCCGACCACCACCGGCACCCAATTGATCCGCCTCAGCGACGCCGAACCCATCCAAACTCTCCCCGCCACCGGCCACCTTGCCGCAGGCAACAACACCCTTCTCATCACCAATCCCGCCACCCGCGTCGTCACCGCCTTTGGCACTGGTCCCCTGCTCACCTTCAATCCGCCCAGCGGCACCTTTTTGAATCCGGTCAGTGTCAGCATCGGCAGCAGCATTCCCACCGCCCTCATCCATTTCACCACTGACGGATCCCTCCCCACGGCCAACAGCCCGCTGCTCAACACGGCCACGCCTCTGCATTTCCTGCGCAGCACCCAGCTCCGCGCTCTCGCCATCCATGGCACCCAGCAAAGCGCCGTCAAAACGGGTCACTACACCATCACCGACAGCAACGGCAACGGCATTCCTGATTGGTGGGAAAACCAATATGCCGGTCTGCGGCCCGGAAATCCCACCCAGCTCAATCCCACCAACCTCGACTTCGACAACGATGGTTTTTCCGACCTTCAAGAGTTCATCCTTGGAACCAATCCCAACGTGTCCGACCACATTCAGCTCACCCTCACCCGCGACACCGTCGGCCACACCAGCCTGACCTGGCCCACCCAACTGGGCCGCCAATACACCATTCTCTCAAGCGACACTCTGCAATCCAACGACTGGCAACCCGAACCCACCGCCACCAACCTTTCAGGCACCGGCTCCCCCATCATCTGGCAGGACCCCTCCACGTCGCCATCCCTGAAATTCTACCGCGTCAGCGTCAGCGTTCCGCAGGAGCCAACGTTAGGGAATTAA
- the nrdR gene encoding transcriptional regulator NrdR yields the protein MRCPKCGTLEDKVIDSREAKDGASVRRRRECTTCNHRFTTYEQVEHDELSVIKRNDSRQVWDRDKLIDSMKKACGKLSVSIVTLEHAADAILAEIVTEGYREVPARIIGVKVMQHLEKISHIAYVRYASIYREFKDVGEFIDEIHSLGTRVPKDAKQPELFSKK from the coding sequence ATGCGCTGTCCCAAATGTGGAACCCTCGAGGACAAGGTAATCGACTCACGCGAAGCGAAGGATGGTGCTTCCGTGCGTCGGAGGCGCGAATGCACCACCTGCAATCATCGTTTCACCACCTATGAACAGGTCGAGCATGATGAATTGAGCGTCATCAAACGCAACGATTCGCGCCAGGTGTGGGATCGGGACAAGCTGATCGACAGCATGAAGAAGGCATGTGGCAAGCTTTCGGTGAGCATTGTCACCCTGGAACATGCAGCGGACGCGATCCTGGCTGAAATTGTAACGGAAGGATACCGCGAAGTGCCGGCACGAATCATCGGCGTGAAGGTGATGCAGCATCTGGAAAAAATCAGCCACATCGCCTACGTGCGGTATGCGTCCATCTACCGCGAATTTAAGGATGTGGGCGAGTTCATCGACGAAATTCACTCCCTCGGCACCCGCGTGCCCAAAGATGCCAAACAGCCGGAGTTGTTCAGCAAAAAGTGA
- a CDS encoding ADP-ribosylglycohydrolase family protein, which produces MNPLLLSSLIADSIALGPHWIYDSAVIDQHFPNGLSGFENPRSSYHPGKKAGDQTHYGDQTLALVSSLQKRGDQWTLEGWREDWQTFWKTSTSYRDHATRETLAHLQQGSTQPSDSGELGGAVRAVAVVATIPPDQLERRVRVARDSTQLTHGDPQVVDVAEWLVRVSTLIENGETFAEAFHKASLNLPPVLQLANKVTQAASDDLSSLRMVGKDLGLNCGLDAALPLALGLCLRFENDPVKAVVTNALLGGDSAARGMLIGWLLGARHGISHWPESWFDNLHAARA; this is translated from the coding sequence GTGAACCCGCTTCTTCTCTCTTCTCTGATCGCCGACTCCATCGCCCTTGGACCCCACTGGATCTACGACAGCGCCGTCATCGACCAGCATTTCCCCAACGGCCTCAGCGGCTTCGAAAATCCCCGCTCCAGTTATCATCCCGGAAAGAAAGCGGGCGATCAAACCCACTACGGCGACCAGACCCTCGCCCTCGTCTCCAGCCTCCAAAAACGCGGCGATCAATGGACACTCGAAGGCTGGCGCGAAGACTGGCAAACGTTTTGGAAAACCTCCACCAGCTATCGCGATCACGCCACCCGCGAGACCCTGGCCCACTTGCAGCAAGGCTCCACCCAGCCCTCCGATTCCGGTGAACTCGGCGGCGCAGTCCGTGCCGTTGCCGTGGTCGCGACCATTCCACCTGACCAACTCGAACGAAGGGTTCGTGTCGCCCGTGACTCCACCCAATTGACCCATGGCGATCCCCAGGTAGTGGACGTTGCTGAATGGTTGGTTCGCGTCAGCACGCTCATCGAAAACGGTGAGACCTTTGCTGAAGCCTTTCACAAGGCATCTTTGAATCTCCCCCCGGTCCTGCAGCTTGCCAACAAGGTCACTCAAGCGGCGTCCGACGATTTATCATCCCTGCGCATGGTCGGAAAAGACTTGGGACTCAACTGCGGGCTCGATGCCGCCTTGCCCCTTGCGCTTGGACTCTGCCTTCGATTTGAAAACGATCCCGTCAAAGCCGTTGTCACCAACGCCCTGCTTGGTGGCGATTCCGCCGCACGAGGAATGCTCATCGGCTGGCTGTTGGGCGCGCGGCATGGAATCTCCCACTGGCCAGAATCATGGTTCGACAACTTGCACGCTGCGCGCGCTTAG
- a CDS encoding ADP-ribosylglycohydrolase family protein has protein sequence MVRPHEFESQITGALWGSVVGDALGVPVEFLTREEISANPVSGMRGYGTHQQPAGTWSDDTSLMICTVESLLGSNTLNTRDMATRFRRWLLEGHWTPYGEVFDLGIATRQALARFCAGKPPERCGGREEFDNGNGSLMRVLPACLWFHTAHISTQLEAIHRVSSITHAHPRALIACGFFTLMVRALFAGKPPAEALQDAWQQAKSYYTVLEEFAGEWSHFARLDPATFAQIPQSEIRGSGYCVHTLEASIWCLLHGSSFEDTLLQAVNLGEDTDTTGSVTGALAGLHYGYAAIPPAWLELLARRYEIKSVFKVFATRLRC, from the coding sequence ATGGTGAGACCGCACGAGTTTGAAAGTCAAATTACGGGAGCGTTGTGGGGATCGGTTGTTGGTGATGCCCTCGGCGTCCCTGTCGAGTTCCTGACCCGCGAAGAAATCTCCGCCAATCCTGTCTCCGGCATGCGCGGCTACGGCACCCATCAACAACCCGCCGGCACCTGGTCGGATGACACCTCATTGATGATTTGCACGGTCGAGTCATTGTTGGGCAGCAACACGCTCAACACCCGCGACATGGCCACGCGGTTCCGCCGCTGGTTGTTGGAAGGTCACTGGACGCCGTATGGTGAGGTGTTTGACCTCGGCATCGCCACCCGTCAGGCACTGGCGCGATTTTGTGCGGGCAAACCTCCGGAGCGATGTGGCGGTCGCGAGGAGTTCGACAACGGCAACGGCTCATTGATGCGCGTGTTACCGGCCTGCCTGTGGTTTCACACCGCCCACATCAGCACCCAATTGGAGGCCATCCATCGCGTGTCCAGCATCACCCATGCCCATCCCAGGGCATTGATCGCCTGCGGGTTTTTCACCCTGATGGTGCGCGCGCTGTTTGCCGGCAAACCCCCGGCGGAGGCACTTCAGGATGCCTGGCAACAAGCGAAGTCCTATTACACCGTGCTCGAAGAATTTGCCGGAGAATGGTCCCATTTTGCCCGACTGGACCCCGCCACCTTTGCGCAGATTCCCCAGTCGGAAATCCGGGGCAGCGGCTATTGCGTTCACACTTTGGAAGCGTCGATCTGGTGTCTGCTGCACGGGTCGTCGTTTGAAGACACCCTGCTGCAGGCGGTGAATCTGGGGGAGGACACGGATACCACGGGATCAGTGACCGGTGCCCTGGCGGGTTTGCATTATGGCTATGCAGCGATCCCGCCCGCCTGGCTCGAGCTGCTGGCGAGACGGTATGAGATCAAATCGGTGTTCAAAGTTTTTGCCACCCGTTTGCGCTGTTGA
- a CDS encoding threonine aldolase family protein, whose protein sequence is MIAPGCQFASDNTAGICPEAWEAMAEANQGFHSSYGDDPFTRKACDQLRDLFETDCDVYFVFTGTAANALALASLCQSYHSVIAHQAAHVETDECGAPEFFSNGSKILLASGEAGKCDVVDVQRLITQRKDLHYPKPKVLSVSQSTEFGTIYQPSELQTLWDGVKGHCVHLHMDGARFANAVASLDASPADITWRSGVEVLCFGGTKMGMAMTEAVVFFNKSLSEDFSWRCKQAGQLNSKMRFASAQWHRLLENGLWLKHARHANELAQSLARGLQAIAGVQLLHEVQANAVFAKLTPEVETRLREAGWKFYQFIGGGARFMCSWKTTQADVDALLADAAGFSV, encoded by the coding sequence ATGATCGCCCCAGGTTGCCAGTTTGCCAGTGACAATACCGCAGGAATTTGCCCCGAGGCTTGGGAGGCCATGGCGGAGGCCAATCAGGGCTTTCATTCTTCCTACGGCGACGATCCGTTCACCCGCAAGGCCTGCGACCAGTTGCGGGACCTGTTCGAGACTGATTGCGACGTGTATTTTGTGTTCACCGGCACCGCTGCCAATGCCCTCGCGCTGGCTTCGCTTTGCCAGAGCTACCACAGCGTCATTGCGCATCAGGCGGCGCATGTGGAAACCGATGAATGCGGCGCACCGGAGTTCTTTTCCAACGGCTCAAAAATCCTTCTCGCCAGCGGGGAGGCAGGCAAGTGTGATGTGGTGGATGTGCAGCGTTTGATCACCCAGCGCAAGGATCTGCATTATCCCAAACCCAAGGTGTTGAGTGTCAGTCAGAGCACGGAATTTGGCACCATTTACCAGCCCAGCGAGCTTCAAACCTTGTGGGACGGCGTGAAAGGACACTGCGTTCATCTGCACATGGACGGGGCGAGGTTTGCCAATGCGGTGGCGTCGCTGGATGCTTCGCCTGCCGACATCACCTGGCGTTCAGGGGTGGAAGTGTTGTGTTTTGGTGGCACCAAGATGGGCATGGCGATGACGGAAGCCGTGGTGTTTTTCAACAAGAGCCTGTCGGAAGATTTTTCCTGGCGCTGCAAACAGGCGGGTCAGCTCAACAGCAAGATGCGTTTTGCGTCGGCCCAGTGGCATCGCTTGCTGGAAAACGGTCTTTGGCTCAAACATGCCCGCCATGCCAATGAGCTTGCGCAGTCCCTCGCCCGGGGCTTGCAGGCCATTGCGGGCGTGCAGTTGTTGCACGAGGTGCAGGCGAATGCGGTGTTTGCGAAGCTGACGCCGGAGGTGGAGACCCGTTTGCGCGAAGCGGGATGGAAATTTTACCAGTTCATCGGCGGCGGTGCGCGATTCATGTGTTCGTGGAAAACGACGCAGGCGGATGTGGATGCGTTGCTGGCGGATGCGGCTGGATTTTCAGTGTGA